In one Agrobacterium tumefaciens genomic region, the following are encoded:
- a CDS encoding gluconokinase, with the protein MGVSGSGKTTVAEELAEKLGVAFIEGDKLHPKSNIDKMSDGIPLTDDDRWPWLDVIGAELRKGYENNGVVVSCSALKKIYRDRLREATGGPLAFVYLDGSLELLSGRMGERKGHFMPLSLLQTQLATLEVPTGEPGVVTVSIDATPEDIANNALAGLKAVTF; encoded by the coding sequence ATGGGAGTGAGCGGCTCTGGCAAGACCACGGTCGCAGAGGAACTGGCGGAAAAACTGGGCGTTGCCTTTATTGAGGGCGACAAGCTTCACCCTAAATCCAATATCGATAAAATGTCCGACGGCATTCCGCTGACCGACGACGATCGCTGGCCGTGGCTGGACGTGATCGGCGCAGAATTGCGCAAGGGCTATGAAAACAATGGTGTCGTCGTTTCCTGCTCGGCGCTCAAGAAAATCTACCGCGACCGCCTTCGCGAGGCTACCGGCGGCCCGCTCGCTTTCGTTTATTTGGATGGCAGCCTCGAACTCCTCAGCGGGCGCATGGGCGAACGCAAGGGCCACTTCATGCCGCTCTCGCTGCTCCAGACCCAGCTTGCCACGCTGGAAGTGCCGACCGGCGAACCGGGTGTCGTGACCGTCAGCATCGACGCCACACCTGAGGATATTGCGAACAACGCACTTGCCGGTTTGAAAGCGGTGACGTTTTAA
- a CDS encoding ABC transporter permease encodes MKNAASFFAPGLLVVALIVFLATPQVFAPLFRPLVQANAPAIYTQADLFSLTLSHLAIVGIATGLATLVAGALAVLVTRPFGADFLPLSRSIVNIGQTFPPVAVLALAVPMIGFGEKPTLIALFLYALLPVFENTLTGLTTLPAAVMDAARGSGMTGWQRLVKVELPLALPAILAGIRLSAVISLSTATIGSTVAARTLGEVIIAGLQSNNLAFILQGGLIVAALAILIHAAFSALERAAARKTGH; translated from the coding sequence ATGAAGAATGCCGCTTCGTTTTTCGCCCCCGGCCTTCTGGTAGTGGCGCTAATCGTCTTTCTCGCAACGCCGCAGGTCTTTGCGCCATTGTTCCGCCCTCTCGTGCAGGCCAATGCGCCGGCGATCTACACCCAGGCCGACCTGTTTTCACTCACACTGTCGCATCTCGCCATTGTCGGGATTGCCACGGGGCTTGCCACGCTGGTGGCCGGAGCGCTCGCGGTTCTCGTCACCCGCCCCTTCGGAGCGGATTTTCTGCCGCTGTCGCGCAGCATCGTCAACATAGGCCAGACCTTTCCGCCGGTGGCGGTTCTGGCGCTCGCGGTGCCGATGATCGGTTTTGGCGAGAAACCCACGCTCATCGCACTGTTCCTCTATGCGCTGCTGCCGGTTTTCGAAAACACGCTGACGGGACTGACGACCCTGCCGGCGGCCGTGATGGATGCTGCCAGAGGCAGCGGCATGACCGGCTGGCAACGGCTTGTCAAAGTGGAACTGCCTCTTGCCCTCCCGGCGATCCTTGCGGGCATCCGGCTTTCGGCAGTCATCAGCCTTTCAACCGCGACCATAGGCTCGACGGTCGCGGCCCGCACGCTCGGAGAAGTCATTATTGCGGGCCTGCAATCCAACAATCTCGCCTTTATCCTTCAGGGCGGGTTGATCGTTGCCGCACTCGCGATCCTGATTCACGCTGCCTTTTCTGCACTGGAAAGAGCAGCGGCCCGCAAAACCGGGCACTGA